Genomic DNA from Enterococcus saccharolyticus subsp. saccharolyticus:
GCGTTGTCAAAGGCCAATTGCGCAAATTCAGACATTTTTGGGCTGAATTTTTGGAAATTTGCTACGATAAATTCTGCCGCAGCGTCAAAAGAGTATGTCCGCTCTTGCATCTCGCCTAAAATAATTGGGGCATCTTGGTCTTGCCAATCCATTTTCTCTTTGCCAAACAATTGCGCTTTACGTGTTAAGAAGTCAACGATTGGTTGTTTGTTTTGTTGAATCGTTGCCCACATCGTATCTAGCGTTTCTTGTTTTAAACGATTGTATTCCAATGGTTCTTTTAAGTAATTCTCCACCCCGTGTAATTTTTGGGTCGACAAACGGAAACCATCTAAATGATTTAAAGTATCGGCAAATAAATCCGCTTTTGCACGCCAAGCTTGTTCCCATTTTTCAAACAGTTCTTGACGTACAGCGGCATCAGGATCGCCCATCATTTTATTGAAGGCTTGTCCAGCCGATAATTGAATTTCCGTGCCATCTTCTTGAGCAAATGGAATAGTAATGCTTGCGACAATTGTGTCGTAATGTTCACTCCACGCATTTAAGCCATCTAATTTCAACGTATTGATGATATTTTCTTCAGCTTCCGATAATAGTTCATTGCCATCACGACGGATTTCGGTCAAACGGAACGCAACGGTTGCTAGTTCAGGTGTGGCCATTTGTTCTGCCCAAGTATCGTCAGCAATTTCTGTTAATTTTTTCGAGAAAATAGTGCTCGCTAATTGGTATTCTGGTAATTTGCTATATAATTCGCTAGATAAAATTTTGGCTTTACTATCATTCACATTGCTTGATAATAAGGCGTTAATAAAGCTTGAACATTGTCCAAAGCCATTACTAATAATTTCTGCTTGCTGTAGCAGTTGCACCAAAGCATCTGTGGTGTCACTGGTTGGTGCCCAAGTTGTAACTGCTTGATGGTATGCATGAATTTCTTTTGATAGTTGTGCCATGCGTTGTTTTAGTTTTTCTGAATCGCTTCCGCCTGGAAAAATTGATTCTAAGTCCCAGTTGATTGCATAAGTCATGAAAAAAACTCCCTTCTGTTTTCCTTATCCAGTATAACATAACTGTTTCTTTGCTAAACAGAAAATGCTAAGATGAGGTATTGAGGTGAAAGAACAGTGAAAAAAGGCATAAAAAATGGAAATACCTATTTAATAATTGGGTTTATTGTCATGGCTATTTTATTTTACAGCTCGTCGCAATCGTATGAAGAGCAATCGCAAATTGGTTTGTTGATGGCACTCTTCAAAAATGAACCATTAAAAGATTGGCTAAGTAAGATTTCGTTTGTCTACGCGGGCAGTGAGGTCAGTATTCAAGCAAAAGGTTATTTTGCTTTTATTGAGTTTTTTGTGCGTAAATTTGCGCATTTTGGCACGTATTTTGTGTTAGGAGGCAGTTTTTGTTTAGGGTTATTTCCCAAATTGAATTCGTTGGCTTTAGCTGCTTTCTTTGGTTGGATGGCAGCAACAGGGTATGCGGGAATGGATGAATTTCATCAGATGATGACGAATGGGCGCACCCCGTTGTTTCAAGATGTCATGCTTGATTCCATTGGCGCTTTAACAGCCGTCATTTTATGTTGGTTGATCATTGGATTACGTCAAAAAAGAGTTCTTTGAAAAAAGTGGAAAACTTCGTAAAATAAACAGAGGAGGCGATTGATTTGGCTGGACATAGTAAATGGAAAAATATTCAAGGAAGAAAGAATGCGCAAGATGCGAAACGAGGAAAAATCTTCCAAAAATTATCAAGAGAAATTTATATTGCTGCTAAAAATGGAGGTGCCGACAGCGCATCAAACCCTGCTTTGCGTTTGGCATTAGATAAAGCCAAAGCGGCCAATATGCCCAATGATAATGTCGAACGCGCAATAAAAAAAGCCACCAGTTCGACAGATGGTGCCAACTATGATGAAGTGGTTTATGAAGGATATGGACCGGGTGGTGTCGCAATTTTAGTAGAAACGTTAACCGATAATCGCAATCGAACGGGAACCAACATTCGAGTAGCCTTTAGTCGTAATGGCGGCAATCTTGGTGAAACGGGTTCAGTGAGTTATATGTTTGACCGAAAAGGGTATCTAGCGATTGAACGAGCAGCGATTTCCTTGGATGAAGAAGAGATGTTGGAAAAAGTCTTGGAGGTAGGCGGTGAAGATTTAATTACTTCTCCAGAGGTCTTTGAAATCTATACTGCTCCAGAAGAGTTTACAATGGTTCGCGATGCTTTAGAAAAAGAGTTTACGTTAGCACAAGCAGAATTAACGATGCTTCCACAAACAACGACAATTTTAACGGACGAACAACAAACACAATTTGAACAATTAATCGAAAAGCTCGAAGATGACGATGATGTATCGGAAGTCTATACATCGATTGGCGAATAAAAAAAGCAGTTGAACGGAAAATGCCGTT
This window encodes:
- a CDS encoding M3 family oligoendopeptidase — protein: MTYAINWDLESIFPGGSDSEKLKQRMAQLSKEIHAYHQAVTTWAPTSDTTDALVQLLQQAEIISNGFGQCSSFINALLSSNVNDSKAKILSSELYSKLPEYQLASTIFSKKLTEIADDTWAEQMATPELATVAFRLTEIRRDGNELLSEAEENIINTLKLDGLNAWSEHYDTIVASITIPFAQEDGTEIQLSAGQAFNKMMGDPDAAVRQELFEKWEQAWRAKADLFADTLNHLDGFRLSTQKLHGVENYLKEPLEYNRLKQETLDTMWATIQQNKQPIVDFLTRKAQLFGKEKMDWQDQDAPIILGEMQERTYSFDAAAEFIVANFQKFSPKMSEFAQLAFDNAWIEAEDRPGKRPGGYCTSLPETQESRIFMTYSNSVNEVATLAHELGHAFHSSVLWDLPSLNQDYAMNVAETASTFAELIVADATLKEAKTKEEKINLLDAKMQNAIAMFMNIHTRYIFENNFYQARQKGLVSSEQITEMMVAAQKESYLDSLGTYHPHFWAAKLHFFIDDVPFYNFPYTFGYLFSMGIYAYANQKGANFEDEYIALLRDTASMTTEDLAQKHLQVDLTKPDFWQAGIDMVLNDINEFMALTADYL
- a CDS encoding VanZ family protein: MKKGIKNGNTYLIIGFIVMAILFYSSSQSYEEQSQIGLLMALFKNEPLKDWLSKISFVYAGSEVSIQAKGYFAFIEFFVRKFAHFGTYFVLGGSFCLGLFPKLNSLALAAFFGWMAATGYAGMDEFHQMMTNGRTPLFQDVMLDSIGALTAVILCWLIIGLRQKRVL
- a CDS encoding YebC/PmpR family DNA-binding transcriptional regulator, translating into MAGHSKWKNIQGRKNAQDAKRGKIFQKLSREIYIAAKNGGADSASNPALRLALDKAKAANMPNDNVERAIKKATSSTDGANYDEVVYEGYGPGGVAILVETLTDNRNRTGTNIRVAFSRNGGNLGETGSVSYMFDRKGYLAIERAAISLDEEEMLEKVLEVGGEDLITSPEVFEIYTAPEEFTMVRDALEKEFTLAQAELTMLPQTTTILTDEQQTQFEQLIEKLEDDDDVSEVYTSIGE